Proteins co-encoded in one Carassius gibelio isolate Cgi1373 ecotype wild population from Czech Republic chromosome A15, carGib1.2-hapl.c, whole genome shotgun sequence genomic window:
- the LOC128029489 gene encoding nucleotidyltransferase MB21D2: MAAPALSSRAGSAGSSPTATPSSTKHVPHSPELDFRSGTRTEELNRLIAEFSKYEQREYDDQRALEIHMAKDFIFSMLGMVQKLDQKLPVANEYLLLSGGVREGVIDMDLDELTVYARGTDYDMDFTLLVPALKLHDRNQPVTLDMRQSALCHSWLSLRLFDEGTINKWKDCCTVVDHVNGATNYFFSPTLVADWFYESISMVLAEIQKKPQRGVPRVEKVERNATIISIILGVGGSRMLYDVVPVVSFKGWPAVAQSWLMENHFWDGKITEEEVISGFYLLPACSSTGQKENEWRLSFARSEVQLKKCISASLMQAYQACKALIIKLLSRPKAISPYHLRSLMLWACDRLPHTYLAQEDYAAHFLLGLIDDLQHCLVNKTCPNYFIPQCNMLEHLSDDTAMLHARKLSSVRSDPAEHLRSAIEHAKAASRLTLELHWRGGSSNLSSPLSDTGADQQPDDRLAKKLQQLVTENPGKSISVFINPDDVTRPHFRIDDKFF; this comes from the exons ATGGCGGCGCCTGCGCTCTCCAGCCGGGCTGGTTCAGCTGGTAGTAGCCCCACCGCCACCCCGAGCAGCACCAAACACGTCCCGCACTCCCCCGAACTGGACTTCAGGTCCGGAACCAGGACCGAGGAGCTTAACCGGCTGATCGCCGAATTCAGCAAGTACGAGCAGCGCGAGTACGACGACCAGCGTGCGCTCGAGATCCACATGGCCAAGGACTTCATCTTCTCCATGCTCG GCATGGTGCAGAAGTTGGACCAGAAGCTTCCGGTTGCAAACGAGTACCTGCTGTTGTCCGGCGGCGTCCGGGAAGGTGTGATTGACATGGATCTGGATGAGTTGACGGTGTACGCGCGGGGAACTGATTACGACATGGACTTCACGTTACTGGTTCCCGCGCTCAAACTCCACGACAGAAACCAGCCGGTCACGCTAGACATGCGTCAGTCGGCGCTCTGCCACTCCTGGCTCAGCCTGCGTCTGTTTGACGAGGGAACCATCAACAAGTGGAAGGACTGTTGCACGGTTGTAGACCATGTTAACGGTGCCACCAATTACTTTTTTTCGCCCACGCTGGTGGCCGACTGGTTCTACGAGTCCATTAGTATGGTCCTAGCGGAGATCCAGAAGAAGCCTCAGCGCGGCGTCCCTCGGGTCGAGAAGGTCGAGCGCAACGCAACCATAATCTCCATCATTTTGGGTGTCGGAGGCAGTCGGATGCTGTACGATGTGGTTCCTGTAGTCTCGTTTAAAGGATGGCCAGCGGTGGCCCAAAGCTGGCTAATGGAAAACCATTTTTGGGACGGGAAAATCACGGAGGAGGAAGTGATTAGCGGGTTTTATTTGCTGCCTGCGTGCTCCTCAACAGGCCAGAAGGAAAACGAATGGCGCTTGTCGTTTGCGCGCAGCGAGGTGCAGCTGAAGAAGTGCATCTCTGCGAGTCTCATGCAGGCGTACCAGGCTTGTAAAGCTCTGATTATTAAACTTCTCTCTCGACCCAAAGCCATCAGTCCGTATCATCTGCGCTCGCTCATGCTTTGGGCCTGCGACCGCCTGCCGCATACATACTTGGCACAGGAAGATTACGCCGCGCACTTTTTGCTCGGGTTGATCGATGACTTGCAGCACTGCTTGGTGAATAAAACCTGTCCGAATTACTTTATCCCGCAATGCAACATGCTAGAGCACCTCAGCGACGACACGGCCATGTTGCATGCGCGTAAGTTGTCGTCTGTGCGCTCCGACCCAGCAGAACACTTGCGCAGCGCGATCGAACACGCAAAAGCCGCGTCACGACTCACGCTTGAGCTCCATTGGCGCGGAGGAAGCTCAAACCTGTCATCTCCTCTGTCCGACACCGGAGCTGATCAGCAACCGGACGACCGGCTCGCGAAGAAACTCCAGCAGCTGGTCACGGAGAATCCTGGGAAGTCTATCTCAGTCTTCATCAATCCAGACGATGTCACGCGACCTCACTTTCGTATCGATGACAAATTCTTTTGA